The following DNA comes from Salvia splendens isolate huo1 chromosome 17, SspV2, whole genome shotgun sequence.
ATTCCTTTGTTTTGACAGAAAAATAGAGCCCAAATTATGTTTTAATTCGTGGTGGTGCACTAGTTTCAGCTCAGCAGTATATGCAACATTTTAAATCGTCATTTTCATGATTCATTAGCTTTCTTGATTAGAGTTTGGGTGTATTTCTATAACTCGTTATTTTAAATTGAATGTAACAGTCAATAAGGGTGGTTGTGACGTAACTTCACACCCAAAATCTAAGTGGCCTGCAAAGGAAATTATGTTATCTTCATTCATGAAAATGATGTCAATCCTAACATCAAGGAAGGGCACAGACCCTATAGCAGCAGCTCCAATTCATCTAATGTCACATTTGGGATAGTCAAGAGTTATCCGAAGCACTTAGGGTGCGTCTGGTAGCCACCACAAATTTTAACATGATTCTATTGTTAATGGGCTTTCCTAAATTGGTTGGTAGGCTTATACATTGTTTGGTTCAGCCCATGTAGGCTGATTGGGCTTATATATAATGTTTGGTTCAAGCAGGGTGTGAAGGAAACAAAATCTATTGTGACTAAATTACCCTCTCATCGTGAGGAAGTGGGCTCTTAAATAACAGTGCGTTAAGCTGTGATTTATAGTTGCTTGGCCACTTTACCTATACAACTTCATGAATATCAGTTGTTTTGTGTTccaaaaaacatttttttgcaTGATGAAATATCATTCACAGCCCTTGATGTTAGATTTCTCAGAACTATTTTGCTATGGGAACTTACTTTTAATCCTGGAATTCTCTATTGGGTTTTGACATTTGCTGCGTAGGAAGTGGTTTTAGCTAATGTGTTCTTAGGCATATTCTTTCTACTAAATTTTGCAATTAATTTTCTGCAATCTGTACttgttcttttactttatttgagCTTTATATGTATAAAGTTTTCACATTTAGTTTGCTTTATGCATGTGAGGCctgaaatatttatttctttggCTCAGGATTTCTTCCACCAAAATCACCTCAAAATCACATCCCAAAATTCTTAGTTCGCTAATCTTTATTCTAAAATCACCTCAAACTCCATTTTTTTCTAGATTACATTATAGCTTTGGGAAAAAAAACTTAATTGATTTGGgattgaaaggaaattgaacaAAAATTGAGGAAATTAGAAGTTGACTTTGGGGGAGATTTGAAGTGAAAAAGAAGACGTGCCGATTTGTGTTGATGAATTGTTAATTCTTCAAGCTTACTTACTccatgaatcaaatgattcttcTTCCATTGTCAATTGCTCATAGTTTGATTATGCTTGGCTAAAAATCATTTTATCCGTGAATGTTTGGAGTAACACGTTCTTCTCTTAATTCGCCTTGCTTGTTTAATCTTTTGTAATTGTTTTAGCTTAATTTTGAAATcaaaatcctcaaatcaaatcatCTTTTAGTATGTGTTTTCTATGTCTTAGAGTTAAATAATCTTTCCTTCCCTTTTgttttatatgcaatttctccagctaaactatcatttttataagctaactgtcattttatccgcttagattatcattttataaggtaaaagtatcattttattaaacaaaaatgtcattttatacaccaaaaatacctatcattctatcggctgaaagtatcattctatcgggcaaaagtatcattttagcagttttatgtcattttgtcacgttaaagtatcattttatcagcttatatgtaatttctccagctaaactatcatttttataagctaactgtcattttatccgcttagattatcattttataaggtaaaagtatcattttattaaacaaaaatgtcattttatacaccaaaaatacctatcattctatcggctgaaagtatcattctacccgacaaaactatcattctataggctgaaagtatcattctatcgggcaaaggtatcattttatcagttttatgtcattttgtcacgttaaagtatcattttatcagcttatatgcaatttctccagctaaactatcatttttataagctaactgtcattttatctgcttagattatcattttataaggtaaaagtatcattttattgaacaaaaatgtcattttatacaccaaaaatacctatcattctacccggcaaaactatcattatcggctgaaagtataattctatcggctgaaagtatcattctataggctgaaagtatcattctatcgggcaaaagtatcattttatcagttttatgtcattttgtcacgttaaagtatcattttatcagcttatatgcaatttctccagctaaactatcatttttataagctaactgtcattttatccgcttagattatcattttataaggtaaaagtatcattttattgaacaaaaatgtcattttatacaccaaaaatacctatcattctatcggctgaaagtatcattctatcgtctgaaagtatcattctatacggcaaaagtatcattttatcccctcaaactatcattttatgatataAAAGTATCAGAGTTGAATTGAAAAAGCTTATGGGCTGGTCGAGTTTTCCCTCTTTCAACTTAAAATGCTTTTCTATCTTGTTAGTTGCTGTTAATCataaaaaatgtgcaggtttaaaattttattcacaAAAGCATATGCTTTAATATGTTAGGGCTCTCAACTCAATCTGTTGGTAAAAGACTTGATTGTTTAGAAACTGAGTTTTTGATGGATGGAAGCACACTCTGTTTCAGATGAGCAGAAGAATGTTGAGGttgtgaaaaaataatgaaacatttcgacatcattttatcccctcaaactatcattttatgatgtaaaagtatcattttatcatccaaagaactaaaactatcattatgaaacaaaaatatcattttatcatttgaaactatcattttgtcccctcaaatatcattttatgatgcaaaagtatcattttatccaaccaaagaactcaaacaatcaatttatcatgcaaaagtatcattttatcatttgaaactatcattttgttccctcaaactatcattttatgatgcaaaagtatcattttatccaaccaaagaactcaaacaatcaatttatcatgcaaaagtatcattttatcatttgaaactatcattttatgatgcaaaagtatcattttatccaaccaaagaactcaaacaatcaatttatcatgtaaaagtatcattttatcatttgaaactatcattttgtcccctcaaactatcattttatgatgtaaaagtatcattttatcatccaaaaatctaaaactattattctttttttcatacttaactaaatttacattaaaactcgcatagtccataaaatctttatttttaaggaactaatgaggtagaataaagaaaaataaataaagaacgAAAGTTTCAGCTGCGAACGGTGCACAAAACAAAAGGAATTAACGACTTCAAAGGGCAAATTGGTACAAATGTAAACTTTTCAGCCTAATCGACGGAAGTCGAAAACTAATACCACACCCTCACCTTGATAGAGTTGACACAAATGCGCCGATAGTAGTATGTGAAAGCCTGAAACCCGGCTGCTGTTTTCCGGGTCGGCCGATTGGTGTGAGGCGTACCAAACGGCGGATTAGCGTGATGGAAGTTGGGTTTCACAGCAAATGAGGGCTACCAGACGAGCCCTTACAATTGGAATTAGCATATCATAATGATAATCAATTGGTCAATGAAGTGGTATCATTTGCACAATATACCCCATGACTTCAAACAAGGTTGCAAAGGTGCATGCTTCAAAGAATGTATCATAAGGGCCACAGTAGCTACCAAATCACTTGCATGAAAAAAAAGATTCATTTAAAATAGCAAATCATCTCCCAATTGACTTGAAAGTGTCACATAATTTGGTAGAAGAGTGCACTGTTTATACGCATGAAAATAATGCAGTGAGTAATGTGGCGAAGGTGACTGAATTTTGGAACTGTCCATCTCACTAAGAAGAGTTGGTGTTGGTGTATCAATTTGCATTGCTTGGAATTTAGCAAAGTGGAAGAAGGATGACTCATGTTTTCTCGTAAAATtgtacataatttttttaaaatcaagttCAAGATGCATGTAGGCCTATCTTATGTACGGAGATTTGTTTTCtgtaaattcaaatattttttctaATATCATCACCATTTGACGAAAATTGCCAACACAAGCACAACACTATAAATAGGCAAAAACACCATgaaatcacaaacacacacgATCAAATTACAATAAAAGACTTTTTCCATCAACGTAGAGGACTTTTTCACCTTTATCTCCATCTTCTACCACATTTTCCACCGCTATTGAGCCCGACGTCAAAGCTGTTTCACAGGAGGTCATCACATGCTCAATAAGATCTTTGGATGGCGATGGGGAAGATGGTGAGCGATTAGGTAAATTAACATCGACAACAACTCACCACGTGatagtagaaaatgaaaatttattttaggaaaaaactgaaaaaaggTATCCTAATTTTCATTCCGATTGTACCTTCCTTGAGGAAAAACCTCATTTCTCAAAAACCCACAAACACCAAACCCATGAATTTCTGTAAACCCAAAGAAGGCCGGCAGCCGCCGTCGCCCCAGCTGCTCTTCCAGCAGGCCGTCACATCGCTCCAGACTCAGTTCTCGACCTTCGTTAACAATATGCAGAACAATCCCCCTCTCAGAAACCCTTTCTTTGCCAAAATTTCCGACGAAAACAACACGCTTCAGAGCAAATTCAATGCCACTAACAGCAGTACTGACCTAACTCCTAAGAATTGCGCAATGTCACAGGAAGCTATCGAGGAGCGGCTCGCTGGAGTGCCAGTGTACGCCCTGAGCAACGGCTCTGAGGAATTCGTCTTGGTTACGGGCACTCAATCGCGTAAAGATCTCGGTTTGTTCTTTTTCACCGAAGCCGACGCCGAAGCTCTCCTTAAGCATATGAAGTCTGTTGATTCTTCTATGAGTTCTGGCTCACAAGTTGTGCCAGTTGCTCTAAGCAAGGTACAAATTGCCGGCCATCTCTCACTTATGCAATGAGATGGATTACTCGTTTAGGCATTCCATCGAGCACTTGACAGGCTTAGAATAATGCATTGCAGATATTGGTACCTTGTTTCCTAGAGGTTTAATAATGGGATTTTGTTGACAAGGTTCATCTGTAAAATTGGTGTTAAGCTTTTAACTGGCTAATTCATTGTTAATGTACAGCTTTAGATATTGCCACTGCGATTATATGACCTTGAACAATTTGCATTCATTGTTTTTAGTGTTTTCTGTTATTGATTAACTTTGCCTATGAGTGATAGAAAAATGGTGGTTTCAGGTTTTTGATCTTAAAGTTAATGGGGTGGCTTTGAGATTGCTACCCGAGGCTTCTCAGATAAAGAATGCATTGCAGGTTAGTCTTGGCAGTATAATGGTTATATGATTCCTTCGTAAGAGGATGACAAGTTAATTTATATACACTTAGCTGTGCACACCTTTTATAGTATTAagttattaattgttttgaaTGTTGACAATTTGTATGGACAGCAGAATGAATCAAAAGAAACTTTATAGTATTGCTTTGAATCTTGAATCCTTGATTATTTAAGCTGATTCTTTTTTAACATTTGGCTCTGCCATATCATCTGCTGCTTTTGCTCCTTCAATGATTTTTTTTGATCCATGGGTCGAAGTTGGTACTCATTCTAATAAGATGTTGCTTTCTCAAGTTGGTGATATCTACAAATTGAAGATAAGGTTTGcatgtttaattgattttcGACTCCTGAATTGGTTCTTACGATGTATGTAGGAGAGGAAAAGGGTTGGTGTGGATGAGGAAAGCTTCCGTGGGGTCCCAGTTTTCCAGGTTCATCTCAACTTCAAGCTTGTTTCTACTTTCTGAAACTGTATATAATCctcatttttgtgatcatataaGACTCAATATTTTTCAAGTGTGGAACATTTCTTTTTGAAAAGTGCAGAAACATCTTCCATATTATTGTTAGTAAACCATCCAAAATGTTCAGCATAACTTTCTTCTTGCAATGTTTAGAAGTGGCGATGGAAGAGAAATATGGCTCTCAATGAGGGAATGAAAACACACTATTATTGTAATGAAAGTTTTAAGATGGATTTGATAATAATAAATCTTATGCCTTCCAGGATGGGTAAATCTTTCATCCCAAATCCTCATATCAAGTCAAATCTTTCTATCATAATAATCCCTATTTACATTAGAGAGCGTCTAGTACTAGACATGCCTAACCATCTAAGCACTACTCTAATCATGCGCTCAACCCAACATTTGGTAAAGCATTTTGTTTCTTCAATCTCTATGTCCTGCACATGCTACTGTACAAGTGAACATCTTGTATTTCTATCTTGTCTGTGCTTGTCCGCAATCTTCCCTGTCTTTTGCATGTCTTTAATTCACGCCTCTTTTTGTGCTCGTTGAAGTTCACTCTTGACTGGAACATTGACCTAAGGTGCAGGGAAGTTCTATACCTTGCCTGGCTGCCCTTATAGTCCCCCTCTTGCTTGCCCAAATTTCAGGCATTTTTCCAGCCAATGGGTGTAGTTTCTTATCTTTCTCTACACAATTATTTTGAAAAGACTTTCCTGGATTTGTAATGCTTTCTTACCAGATTCTTAATCAGCTAGAGTCTCGTTACTCTTTACCTCTTGGTGAAAACTGTCATTTCCGTGCTGAAATTGCATTTGGAAGTCTTGTTTATGAAGTTTTTGCCGAATGACTATGCAAGTAAACATCTTAAGAGGCATATCTGTTGCTAGGATGGCGTGCTGTTTTGTTGCCCTGCCTATTATGTCGCTTGATCTTGAGAAATATATATGAACTTATCCAGTTTAATGCTGTAAACTAgaatattattttctttcttgaacTTT
Coding sequences within:
- the LOC121774829 gene encoding protein TIC 22-like, chloroplastic isoform X2; its protein translation is MAMGKMEAIEERLAGVPVYALSNGSEEFVLVTGTQSRKDLGLFFFTEADAEALLKHMKSVDSSMSSGSQVVPVALSKVFDLKVNGVALRLLPEASQIKNALQERKRVGVDEESFRGVPVFQSKSLVLRSENKTYRPVFFRKEDLEKSLSRASRDQKQVNPSLRRGDIQVAVLEDIIHGMKATTVSSWDDVVFIPPGFEVSSTPSRQN
- the LOC121774829 gene encoding protein TIC 22-like, chloroplastic isoform X1; this translates as MKIYFRKKLKKGILIFIPIVPSLRKNLISQKPTNTKPMNFCKPKEGRQPPSPQLLFQQAVTSLQTQFSTFVNNMQNNPPLRNPFFAKISDENNTLQSKFNATNSSTDLTPKNCAMSQEAIEERLAGVPVYALSNGSEEFVLVTGTQSRKDLGLFFFTEADAEALLKHMKSVDSSMSSGSQVVPVALSKVFDLKVNGVALRLLPEASQIKNALQERKRVGVDEESFRGVPVFQSKSLVLRSENKTYRPVFFRKEDLEKSLSRASRDQKQVNPSLRRGDIQVAVLEDIIHGMKATTVSSWDDVVFIPPGFEVSSTPSRQN